The Candidatus Methylomirabilota bacterium genome window below encodes:
- a CDS encoding aldo/keto reductase: DVLRRGDAITALETARSRGWTRYIGYSGDGGAARWAVESGRFDTLQTSVSIADQEAIELTLPLARERGLGVIAKRPIANVAWRYARKPAEPYYQDYWERLRELDYPFLRGAARDGVKTALRFTLGEPGVHTAIVGTTKPERWRENAALLGDGRLPEAQREAIRARWKAVAGRDWVGQI; encoded by the coding sequence GACGTGCTGAGGCGCGGGGACGCCATCACCGCCCTCGAGACGGCGCGGAGCCGGGGCTGGACGCGCTACATCGGCTACAGCGGCGACGGCGGCGCCGCGCGCTGGGCGGTGGAGTCGGGCCGCTTCGACACGCTCCAGACCTCGGTGAGCATCGCGGATCAGGAGGCCATCGAGCTGACGCTGCCGCTCGCACGCGAGCGTGGCCTCGGCGTGATCGCGAAGCGGCCCATCGCCAACGTGGCCTGGCGCTACGCCCGGAAGCCCGCCGAACCCTACTACCAGGACTACTGGGAGCGGCTGCGCGAGCTGGACTACCCGTTCCTGCGCGGCGCGGCGCGCGACGGCGTGAAGACGGCGCTGCGCTTCACCCTGGGCGAGCCCGGCGTGCACACCGCCATCGTGGGCACCACCAAGCCCGAGCGCTGGCGGGAGAACGCCGCCCTGCTCGGGGACGGCCGGCTGCCCGAGGCCCAGCGCGAGGCCATTCGCGCGCGGTGGAAGGCGGTGGCCGGGCGAGACTGGGTCGGCCAGATCTGA